A part of Sugiyamaella lignohabitans strain CBS 10342 chromosome D, complete sequence genomic DNA contains:
- the OST3 gene encoding Ost3p (Gamma subunit of the oligosaccharyltransferase complex of the ER lumen; complex catalyzes asparagine-linked glycosylation of newly synthesized proteins; Ost3p is important for N-glycosylation of a subset of proteins; GO_component: GO:0005783 - endoplasmic reticulum [Evidence IEA]; GO_component: GO:0005789 - endoplasmic reticulum membrane [Evidence IEA]; GO_component: GO:0016021 - integral component of membrane [Evidence IEA]; GO_component: GO:0016021 - integral component of membrane [Evidence ISM] [PMID 12192589]; GO_component: GO:0016021 - integral component of membrane [Evidence IMP] [PMID 7622558]; GO_component: GO:0016020 - membrane [Evidence IEA]; GO_component: GO:0008250 - oligosaccharyltransferase complex [Evidence IPI] [PMID 10358084]; GO_component: GO:0008250 - oligosaccharyltransferase complex [Evidence IPI] [PMID 16297388]; GO_component: GO:0008250 - oligosaccharyltransferase complex [Evidence IPI] [PMID 9405463]; GO_function: GO:0004579 - dolichyl-diphosphooligosaccharide-protein glycotransferase activity [Evidence IMP] [PMID 7622558]; GO_function: GO:0016740 - transferase activity [Evidence IEA]; GO_function: GO:0016757 - transferase activity, transferring glycosyl groups [Evidence IEA]; GO_process: GO:0006487 - protein N-linked glycosylation [Evidence IPI] [PMID 9405463]; GO_process: GO:0035269 - protein O-linked mannosylation [Evidence IGI] [PMID 22492205]; GO_process: GO:0006461 - protein complex assembly [Evidence IMP] [PMID 10358084]; GO_process: GO:0006486 - protein glycosylation [Evidence IEA]; GO_process: GO:0006486 - protein glycosylation [Evidence IMP] [PMID 7622558]) yields MTRLNFVALLLSLVSIVLAVDTQYDAKYVNSLKDSSGIVRLTDATFSRVVEGPRDYTVAVLLTADSPKYGCQFCKIVGPPFETIASSWKQDHPNGDGLFFAVADIADTQGSFMQLGLTHAPNLYIYPPTEKPSTVDVGFDHYQFVPNESQVKLITEYLTRTYGFKIVIHEPFAWDRLFITIGGIVLVLGILKFASGVILSILQKKQLWIAVSLVAILMFTSGHMFNQIRKTPYIAGDGRGGVIYFVGGHSNQVAIETQFIAVTYAILAFATISLIVKVPRIENPQVQMFSVSCLSVVIILAFSFLLSKFQVKNGGYPFGILDIF; encoded by the coding sequence ATGACTCGACTTAACTTTGTGGCTTTGTTGCTGTCGCTGGTGTCGATAGTTCTAGCAGTTGACACTCAGTATGACGCCAAGTATGTCAATTCATTGAAAGATTCCAGTGGTATTGTCCGACTGACGGATGCTACATTTTCCAGAGTTGTAGAGGGTCCTAGAGATTATACGGTAGCAGTGCTATTAACAGCCGACTCTCCTAAATACGGATGTCAATTCTGTAAGATTGTGGGACCTCCTTTTGAGACAATTGCTTCCAGTTGGAAACAAGACCATCCTAACGGAGATGGTTTGTTCTTTGCAGTGGCCGATATTGCAGACACTCAAGGTAGTTTTATGCAATTGGGCTTGACCCATGCCCCCAATCTTTATATATATCCACCTACCGAAAAACCCAGTACAGTGGATGTTGGATTTGATCATTATCAATTCGTTCCCAATGAGAGTCAGGTCAAACTCATCACCGAATACCTTACCAGAACCTACGGCTTCAAGATTGTCATCCACGAGCCATTTGCCTGGGACAGACTATTTATCACTATCGGTGGAattgttcttgttttggGTATTCTTAAGTTTGCCTCAGGAGTCATTCTCAGCATTTTGCAGAAAAAGCAGCTCTGGATTGCGGTTTCTCTTGTAGCCATTCTCATGTTCACTTCAGGCCACATGTTCAACCAGATCCGAAAAACTCCATATATTGCAGGCGATGGTCGTGGTGGAGTGATTTACTTTGTTGGAGGACATTCGAACCAAGTTGCCATTGAGACTCAATTCATTGCCGTGACATATGCTATTCTGGCATTCGCCACCATCTCACTTATTGTGAAGGTACCACGCATTGAGAACCCACAAGTTCAGATGTTTTCAGTGTCGTGTCTGTCTGTAGTAATTATCCTTGCATTCAGCTTCCTGTTATCCAAGTTCCAGGTCAAGAATGGAGGTTACCCATTTGGCATTCTGGATATATTCTGA
- the APT1 gene encoding adenine phosphoribosyltransferase APT1 (Adenine phosphoribosyltransferase; catalyzes the formation of AMP from adenine and 5-phosphoribosylpyrophosphate; involved in the salvage pathway of purine nucleotide biosynthesis; APT1 has a paralog, APT2, that arose from the whole genome duplication; GO_component: GO:0005737 - cytoplasm [Evidence IEA,IEA,IEA]; GO_component: GO:0005737 - cytoplasm [Evidence IDA] [PMID 14562095]; GO_component: GO:0005634 - nucleus [Evidence IEA,IEA]; GO_component: GO:0005634 - nucleus [Evidence IDA] [PMID 14562095]; GO_function: GO:0003999 - adenine phosphoribosyltransferase activity [Evidence IEA,IEA]; GO_function: GO:0003999 - adenine phosphoribosyltransferase activity [Evidence IDA] [PMID 9864350]; GO_function: GO:0046872 - metal ion binding [Evidence IEA]; GO_function: GO:0016740 - transferase activity [Evidence IEA]; GO_function: GO:0016757 - transferase activity, transferring glycosyl groups [Evidence IEA]; GO_process: GO:0006167 - AMP biosynthetic process [Evidence TAS] [PMID 9357956]; GO_process: GO:0044209 - AMP salvage [Evidence IEA]; GO_process: GO:0006168 - adenine salvage [Evidence IEA]; GO_process: GO:0006168 - adenine salvage [Evidence IMP] [PMID 9864350]; GO_process: GO:0009116 - nucleoside metabolic process [Evidence IEA]; GO_process: GO:0006166 - purine ribonucleoside salvage [Evidence IEA]): protein MSLSEIQTTLKGKLRQFQDFPSKGILFEDIMPIFQDPKAFQLLLDGLKLHLKDKKVDVIVGLDARGFLFGPALALQLGAAFVPVRKQGKLPGPTVQAVYEKEYGQDIFEIQADAIKPGQSVVIVDDIIATGGSASAAGELVTKIGGSVTEYLFILELLFLKGRDKLNAPVFTLLAGQ from the coding sequence ATGTCTTTGTCCGAAATCCAAACTACCCTCAAGGGAAAGCTCCGTCAATTCCAAGATTTCCCTTCTAAGGGAATTTTGTTTGAGGATATCATGCCCATTTTCCAGGACCCCAAAGCTTTCCAACTTTTGTTGGACGGTCTTAAATTACACTTGAAAGACAAGAAGGTCGATGTTATTGTTGGTCTTGATGCTCGTGGTTTCCTTTTTGGACCCGCTTTGGCTCTTCAACTCGGTGCTGCCTTTGTTCCTGTCCGTAAGCAAGGTAAGCTTCCTGGACCCACTGTCCAAGCTGTTTACGAGAAGGAGTATGGACAAGATATCTTTGAGATCCAAGCCGATGCTATCAAGCCTGGTCAATCTGTTGTCATTGTTGACGATATCATTGCCACTGGTGgatctgcttctgctgctggtgagcTCGTCACCAAGATCGGTGGTTCTGTCACcgaatatttattcatctTAGAGTTACTGTTCCTCAAGGGTCGTGATAAGCTCAATGCCCCAGTTTTCACTCTCCTTGCTGGCCAGTAA
- the KIN28 gene encoding TFIIH complex serine/threonine-protein kinase subunit KIN28 (Serine/threonine protein kinase, subunit of transcription factor TFIIH; involved in transcription initiation at RNA polymerase II promoters; phosphorylates Ser5 residue of the PolII C-terminal domain (CTD) at gene promoters; relocalizes to the cytosol in response to hypoxia; GO_component: GO:0070985 - TFIIK complex [Evidence IDA] [PMID 11839796]; GO_component: GO:0070985 - TFIIK complex [Evidence IDA] [PMID 19818408]; GO_component: GO:0005829 - cytosol [Evidence IDA] [PMID 22932476]; GO_component: GO:0005675 - holo TFIIH complex [Evidence IDA] [PMID 19818408]; GO_component: GO:0005634 - nucleus [Evidence IEA,IEA]; GO_component: GO:0005634 - nucleus [Evidence IDA] [PMID 22932476]; GO_function: GO:0005524 - ATP binding [Evidence IEA,IEA]; GO_function: GO:0008353 - RNA polymerase II carboxy-terminal domain kinase activity [Evidence IEA]; GO_function: GO:0008353 - RNA polymerase II carboxy-terminal domain kinase activity [Evidence IDA] [PMID 7760796]; GO_function: GO:0008353 - RNA polymerase II carboxy-terminal domain kinase activity [Evidence IDA,IMP] [PMID 9702190]; GO_function: GO:0000990 - core RNA polymerase binding transcription factor activity [Evidence IC] [PMID 19818408]; GO_function: GO:0019912 - cyclin-dependent protein kinase activating kinase activity [Evidence IDA,IMP] [PMID 7760796]; GO_function: GO:0016301 - kinase activity [Evidence IEA]; GO_function: GO:0000166 - nucleotide binding [Evidence IEA]; GO_function: GO:0004672 - protein kinase activity [Evidence IEA]; GO_function: GO:0004672 - protein kinase activity [Evidence IDA] [PMID 16319894]; GO_function: GO:0004674 - protein serine/threonine kinase activity [Evidence IEA,IEA]; GO_function: GO:0016740 - transferase activity [Evidence IEA]; GO_function: GO:0016772 - transferase activity, transferring phosphorus-containing groups [Evidence IEA]; GO_process: GO:0006370 - 7-methylguanosine mRNA capping [Evidence IMP] [PMID 22689984]; GO_process: GO:0007049 - cell cycle [Evidence IEA]; GO_process: GO:0051301 - cell division [Evidence IEA]; GO_process: GO:0016310 - phosphorylation [Evidence IEA]; GO_process: GO:0070816 - phosphorylation of RNA polymerase II C-terminal domain [Evidence IDA] [PMID 11839796]; GO_process: GO:0070816 - phosphorylation of RNA polymerase II C-terminal domain [Evidence IDA] [PMID 19450536]; GO_process: GO:0070816 - phosphorylation of RNA polymerase II C-terminal domain [Evidence IDA] [PMID 19679665]; GO_process: GO:0070816 - phosphorylation of RNA polymerase II C-terminal domain [Evidence IDA] [PMID 7760796]; GO_process: GO:0070816 - phosphorylation of RNA polymerase II C-terminal domain [Evidence IDA,IMP] [PMID 9702190]; GO_process: GO:1901921 - phosphorylation of RNA polymerase II C-terminal domain involved in recruitment of 3'-end processing factors to RNA polymerase II holoenzyme complex [Evidence IMP,IPI] [PMID 10594013]; GO_process: GO:1900018 - phosphorylation of RNA polymerase II C-terminal domain serine 5 residues involved in recruitment of mRNA capping enzyme to RNA polymerase II holoenzyme complex [Evidence IMP] [PMID 10594013]; GO_process: GO:1900018 - phosphorylation of RNA polymerase II C-terminal domain serine 5 residues involved in recruitment of mRNA capping enzyme to RNA polymerase II holoenzyme complex [Evidence IMP] [PMID 19666497]; GO_process: GO:0045944 - positive regulation of transcription from RNA polymerase II promoter [Evidence IDA] [PMID 14749387]; GO_process: GO:0006468 - protein phosphorylation [Evidence IEA]; GO_process: GO:0006468 - protein phosphorylation [Evidence IDA] [PMID 16319894]; GO_process: GO:0006355 - regulation of transcription, DNA-templated [Evidence IEA]; GO_process: GO:0006360 - transcription from RNA polymerase I promoter [Evidence IMP] [PMID 12015980]; GO_process: GO:0006366 - transcription from RNA polymerase II promoter [Evidence IDA] [PMID 19818408]; GO_process: GO:0006366 - transcription from RNA polymerase II promoter [Evidence IMP] [PMID 7760796]; GO_process: GO:0006366 - transcription from RNA polymerase II promoter [Evidence IMP] [PMID 7783209]; GO_process: GO:0006351 - transcription, DNA-templated [Evidence IEA]) — protein sequence MIEKKVGEGTYAVVYVGRAKDTKRQIAIKMIKVGEFKDGLDMSAIREIKFLQELRHPNVIELLDVFSSETNLNIVLEFLPADLEVLIKDKTIIFSPADIKSWLLMTLRGLHHCHRNFILHRDLKPNNLLLSPSGHLKLADFGLARALPASPRVNLTPRVVTRWYRAPELLFESRHYTTAVDIWSVGIIFAELMLRTPYLPGASDLEQIDVTFRALGTPTEATWPGVSSLPGYKQIQNYPTPSRQELQNRFLAASDNALDLMNDMIHFDPAKRIDTTQALLSKYFTESPPPTRPENLPKKAKQDPDWEEQALKNEEREKLIQKTREARMRA from the coding sequence ATGATAGAGAAAAAAGTCGGTGAAGGTACATATGCTGTTGTATATGTAGGAAGAGCCAAAGATACGAAGAGGCAGATTGCCATTAAAATGATCAAGGTGGGAGAATTCAAAGATGGATTGGATATGTCAGCTATTCGTGAAATCAAGTTTCTCCAGGAATTGAGACACCCGAATGTCATTGAGCTACTAGACGTGTTTTCATCGGAAACGAATTTGAATATTGTGCTGGAATTTCTTCCTGCTGATTTGGAAGTGCTTATAAAAGATAAAACGATTATATTTAGTCCAGCAGACATCAAATCATGGCTGTTGATGACACTTCGAGGATTGCATCATTGTCATAGGAATTTCATTCTTCATCGAGATTTGAAACCTAATAACTTGCTACTATCACCAAGTGGTCATTTAAAACTTGCCGATTTCGGTCTTGCTAGAGCACTACCTGCTTCTCCTAGGGTGAACCTGACGCCTCGAGTAGTGACGCGGTGGTACAGAGCACCTGAACTGCTTTTCGAATCCCGTCACTATACTACAGCAGTTGATATTTGGTCAGTAGGAATTATATTTGCCGAGCTCATGTTACGAACACCATATTTACCAGGAGCATCAGATTTGGAACAGATCGATGTCACATTCCGAGCACTAGGAACGCCAACTGAAGCGACATGGCCTGGTGTATCGAGTTTACCAGGGTACAAACAAATACAAAACTATCCTACACCCAGCAGGCAGGAGCTTCAAAACCGGTTCTTGGCTGCTAGTGATAACGCACTCGATCTCATGAACGATATGATCCATTTTGATCCTGCCAAGCGGATCGATACGACACAAGCTCTATTATCGAAATATTTCACTGAatcaccacctccaacaaGACCGGAAAACCTCCCGAAAAAGGCTAAACAAGACCCCGATTGGGAAGAACAAGCGCTAAAGAAcgaagagagagaaaagCTCATTCAAAAGACGAGAGAAGCAAGAATGCGAGCATAG
- the PET112 gene encoding glutamyl-tRNA(Gln) amidotransferase subunit PET112 (Subunit of the trimeric GatFAB AmidoTransferase(AdT) complex; involved in the formation of Q-tRNAQ; mutation is functionally complemented by the bacterial GatB ortholog; GO_component: GO:0030956 - glutamyl-tRNA(Gln) amidotransferase complex [Evidence IEA]; GO_component: GO:0030956 - glutamyl-tRNA(Gln) amidotransferase complex [Evidence IDA] [PMID 19417106]; GO_component: GO:0005739 - mitochondrion [Evidence IEA,IEA,IEA]; GO_component: GO:0005739 - mitochondrion [Evidence IDA] [PMID 14576278]; GO_component: GO:0005739 - mitochondrion [Evidence IDA] [PMID 16823961]; GO_component: GO:0005739 - mitochondrion [Evidence IDA] [PMID 19417106]; GO_component: GO:0005739 - mitochondrion [Evidence IGI] [PMID 9287027]; GO_function: GO:0005524 - ATP binding [Evidence IEA]; GO_function: GO:0016884 - carbon-nitrogen ligase activity, with glutamine as amido-N-donor [Evidence IEA,IEA]; GO_function: GO:0050567 - glutaminyl-tRNA synthase (glutamine-hydrolyzing) activity [Evidence IEA]; GO_function: GO:0050567 - glutaminyl-tRNA synthase (glutamine-hydrolyzing) activity [Evidence IDA] [PMID 19417106]; GO_function: GO:0016874 - ligase activity [Evidence IEA,IEA]; GO_function: GO:0000166 - nucleotide binding [Evidence IEA]; GO_process: GO:0070681 - glutaminyl-tRNAGln biosynthesis via transamidation [Evidence IEA]; GO_process: GO:0070681 - glutaminyl-tRNAGln biosynthesis via transamidation [Evidence IDA] [PMID 19417106]; GO_process: GO:0032543 - mitochondrial translation [Evidence IEA]; GO_process: GO:0032543 - mitochondrial translation [Evidence IMP] [PMID 8082172]; GO_process: GO:0006412 - translation [Evidence IEA]), with protein sequence MRVDVNVSVNGGQRCEIKNLFSTSAVVHAIKAEFERQKRDIQNGKTIEPETRGWDGKNTWKLRGKEDAVDYRYMPDPELMPISVGPEIVEQIKQQLPRLPDDIFQELLKPPFSVPVVDARTMMAGSSTKLVEYYYKVYNAFKANGGTKPSVISNWIVHRLLGELNQNNKQFDESVVPATFLADLMVRVEKKKITKTSGALILKHVVANGLETNQTIDDLIDQFDLGKAEDSAQDVHVALQTVCQKVIAKHPDVIDRIKTNPKSIKFLVGQVMREFQGRVDAASIESMLKSLL encoded by the coding sequence ATGAGAGTCGATGTAAACGTATCAGTTAATGGTGGGCAACGATGTGAGATCAAGAACTTGTTCAGTACAAGTGCAGTCGTCCATGCTATCAAAGCCGAATTCGAGAGACAGAAACGAGATATTCAAAACGGAAAGACTATCGAGCCTGAAACCAGAGGTTGGGACGGCAAAAATACCTGGAAGCTCCGAGgcaaagaagatgctgtCGACTATAGATACATGCCAGACCCCGAACTGATGCCGATATCAGTCGGTCCAGAAATTGTCGAACAGATTAAACAACAACTTCCCAGACTGCCAGACGATATTTTCCAAGAGCTGCTGAAACCGCCCTTTTCCGTGCCAGTTGTAGATGCTCGAACGATGATggctggcagcagcactaaACTGGtagaatattattataaagTCTACAACGCATTCAAAGCCAATGGTGGTACGAAACCATCAGTGATCTCTAACTGGATTGTGCACCGACTGTTAGGCGAGTTGAACcagaacaacaaacaattcGACGAGAGTGTAGTACCAGCGACATTTTTAGCGGATCTCATGGTACGAgttgagaaaaagaagattaCCAAAACATCAGGAGCACTGATTCTGAAACACGTAGTAGCCAATGGATTAGAAACCAATCAGACCATCGACGACCTGATAGACCAGTTCGATCTTGGCAAAGCCGAGGACTCTGCCCAAGACGTCCATGTCGCTCTCCAAACCGTGTGTCAAAAAGTCATTGCCAAACACCCGGACGTCATTGACCGAATCAAAACCAACCCCAAATCCATCAAATTCCTCGTCGGCCAGGTAATGCGTGAATTCCAGGGCCGTGTCGACGCAGCCTCTATCGAGTCCATGCTCAAATCACTCCTATAG